Proteins found in one Thermodesulfobacteriota bacterium genomic segment:
- a CDS encoding MBL fold metallo-hydrolase yields the protein MGRSFPYRLSESLYVLGDELFLTYLLRGESCTLVDLGASGSVPRIEGQLRELGIGHGEVEHLVVQHAHWDHVCGLPYFRGLFPRAQVLGSAKAREVLDKPKIVGQFRENDERWCSRLKELGALEVLPGFLPYDRIAVDRVVQDGEIVDLGGIPVRFLATPGHSPCSLSVHLPTEGALLVSDAVGFYLPEVDGFLPMFFQGVDETLASIDRVCAVGADILGYGHALHLMIEGRDAVTHGCRRLREETLALAARVKALAADGAAEETLLEELHQVAYRDFLAQLYLPDYLRDVAPFLLRAILRAQAGAPS from the coding sequence GTGGGACGCAGCTTCCCCTATCGACTCAGCGAGAGTCTCTATGTCCTGGGTGACGAGCTCTTTCTCACCTACCTGCTGCGAGGCGAGAGCTGCACGCTCGTGGATCTGGGCGCCAGCGGCAGCGTGCCCCGGATCGAAGGGCAGTTGCGGGAGCTCGGGATTGGCCACGGCGAAGTCGAGCACCTGGTGGTGCAGCACGCGCACTGGGACCACGTGTGCGGGTTGCCCTACTTTCGCGGGCTCTTTCCGCGAGCGCAGGTGCTGGGGTCTGCCAAGGCGCGCGAGGTGCTGGACAAGCCCAAGATCGTGGGGCAGTTCCGGGAGAACGACGAGCGGTGGTGCAGCCGTCTGAAGGAACTCGGCGCCCTGGAGGTGCTGCCCGGCTTTCTGCCGTACGACCGCATCGCGGTCGACCGGGTCGTCCAGGACGGGGAGATCGTGGATCTGGGCGGCATCCCGGTGCGCTTTCTCGCAACCCCGGGTCACAGCCCGTGCAGCCTCTCGGTGCACCTGCCGACCGAGGGCGCCCTTCTGGTCTCAGATGCGGTCGGTTTCTACCTGCCCGAGGTGGATGGGTTCCTGCCCATGTTCTTCCAGGGGGTGGACGAGACCCTGGCGTCCATCGACCGGGTCTGCGCGGTGGGCGCGGACATCCTGGGGTACGGACACGCGCTCCACTTGATGATCGAGGGGCGCGATGCGGTAACCCACGGGTGCCGGCGTCTTCGCGAAGAGACCCTGGCTCTGGCGGCCCGGGTCAAGGCCCTGGCGGCAGACGGGGCGGCCGAGGAGACCCTCCTGGAGGAGCTCCACCAGGTGGCGTACCGGGATTTTCTGGCGCAGCTGTACCTACCGGACTACTTGCGAGATGTAGCTCCGTTCCTGCTGCGGGCCATCCTCCGGGCACAGGCCGGCGCCCCCTCGTGA
- a CDS encoding 4Fe-4S binding protein, translating to MRTEKVPSSGPSCAVIVEERCTGCGTCISICSYGAIGLRETARGGKAAVDLTLCRGDGLCGSFCATGAIEFQESSRRDIFQQIDDAVARA from the coding sequence ATGCGTACAGAGAAGGTTCCATCCTCGGGCCCGAGCTGCGCGGTGATCGTGGAGGAGCGATGCACCGGGTGCGGCACCTGCATCTCGATCTGTTCCTACGGTGCGATCGGGCTGCGCGAAACGGCTCGAGGGGGCAAGGCCGCCGTGGACCTTACCCTGTGCCGGGGCGACGGTCTGTGCGGTTCGTTCTGTGCCACGGGGGCCATTGAGTTCCAGGAGTCTTCTCGAAGAGACATCTTCCAGCAGATCGATGATGCCGTGGCGCGCGCCTGA
- a CDS encoding hydrogenase iron-sulfur subunit, translating to MAKQAGTKIVGFVCHWUGYGSADLAGVSRLQYSTEVRLIRVMCTGRIDLAFVLRAFEKGADGVFIAGCRLNECNYTTQGNFYALSMVQLCKKILEEVGIDPARIRIELLSGAEGNRFSDLVNDFSQSIRALGPLGASERVDEAELACRLEAISKLVPYIKVEKREKLQVRLESAAAYEGLYSGDEIHRLLHEVASYYIDPEKCQACAVCAKRCPVEAIDGAKNRVHVIDQDKCIKCGRCFEVCPPLFGAVQRLSGRPVPPPLSDDRRTIVRKKRKETS from the coding sequence ATGGCAAAGCAAGCAGGGACCAAGATCGTCGGTTTCGTGTGCCACTGGTGAGGGTACGGGTCCGCGGACCTGGCTGGAGTTTCCAGACTACAGTACAGCACGGAAGTACGCCTCATCCGCGTGATGTGCACGGGCAGGATCGACCTGGCCTTCGTGCTTCGCGCCTTCGAGAAGGGGGCGGACGGAGTCTTCATCGCCGGCTGCCGGCTCAACGAGTGCAACTACACGACCCAGGGGAACTTCTACGCCCTGAGCATGGTGCAGTTGTGCAAGAAGATCCTGGAGGAGGTGGGGATCGACCCGGCGCGGATCCGCATCGAGCTCCTATCCGGCGCCGAGGGCAACCGGTTCTCCGACCTGGTCAACGACTTCAGCCAGTCCATCCGCGCACTGGGGCCCCTGGGTGCTTCGGAGCGCGTCGACGAGGCCGAGCTGGCGTGCCGGCTGGAGGCGATTTCGAAACTGGTACCCTACATCAAGGTCGAGAAGCGGGAGAAGCTCCAGGTGCGTCTCGAGTCCGCGGCGGCCTACGAGGGACTCTATTCGGGGGACGAGATTCATCGCCTGCTGCACGAGGTGGCGTCCTATTACATCGATCCGGAAAAGTGCCAGGCCTGTGCGGTGTGTGCCAAGAGGTGCCCGGTCGAGGCCATCGACGGCGCAAAGAACCGCGTCCACGTGATCGACCAGGACAAGTGCATCAAGTGCGGGCGTTGTTTCGAGGTGTGTCCGCCGCTGTTCGGAGCGGTGCAGCGACTATCCGGCAGGCCCGTGCCGCCGCCCCTTTCGGACGACCGGAGGACGATCGTCCGGAAGAAGAGAAAGGAGACGTCATGA
- a CDS encoding GNAT family N-acetyltransferase, translating into MSATPARVRLMIPEDFEAVVGIDAKILGAPRAEYYKVKFAKIVESSDSLPISLVAEQEDGKVVGFVMGELYMGEYGIFEDQATIDTIGVDPDCHHGGIGRQLIGEFVDHVRRIGVRKISTLVSVDDRNLTKFFGANQFSPSRSINLERTI; encoded by the coding sequence ATGAGTGCGACCCCCGCGAGAGTGCGACTGATGATCCCCGAAGACTTCGAGGCCGTGGTTGGCATCGACGCAAAGATCCTCGGGGCGCCGCGAGCGGAGTACTACAAGGTCAAGTTCGCGAAGATCGTGGAGTCGTCCGATTCCCTGCCCATCTCTCTCGTGGCGGAGCAGGAAGACGGGAAGGTCGTGGGCTTCGTCATGGGGGAGCTCTACATGGGGGAGTACGGCATCTTCGAGGACCAGGCGACCATCGACACCATCGGCGTGGATCCGGATTGCCACCACGGCGGCATCGGGCGGCAGTTGATCGGCGAGTTCGTCGACCACGTGAGGCGGATCGGGGTGCGAAAGATCAGCACCCTGGTGTCCGTCGACGACCGAAACCTCACGAAGTTCTTCGGCGCCAATCAGTTTTCCCCCTCCCGAAGCATCAACCTGGAACGAACCATCTGA